One Osmerus mordax isolate fOsmMor3 chromosome 16, fOsmMor3.pri, whole genome shotgun sequence genomic window carries:
- the LOC136958965 gene encoding ATP-dependent zinc metalloprotease YME1L1-like isoform X2, whose product MFSLSMTVQPQVTVPLSNLINALHSLKSSVSISSSAAKTQRAENATEQETASSEPSLSLKELGLSDLGLGQLHELVNTVLPCLHQQGAPSPPSPIQNAWNTSYLSSHSFYHNKHGFSGGAMGPAPLGPAPLAFCRQSPSPLQKVSAQLPYWPVFVQARGFKTLRKAKRLRAGQERPLEVESFTPSFMKGLLWRERGAEVETLETLLKSRNVPDGHQDAFKGGFAEGFLKAQALTQRTQDSLRRTRLILLVLLLVGLYGLSKTPFLSGLDSAVDPVQVKSVTFEHVKGVEEAKNELQEVVEFLKNPQKFTVLGGKLPKGVLLVGPPGTGKTLLARAVAGEADVPFYYASGSEFDEMFVGVGASRIRNLFREAKASAPCVIFIDELDSVGGKRIESPMHPYSRQTINQLLAEMDGFKPNEGVIIIGATNFPEALDSALIRPGRFDMQVTVPMPDVKGRTEIINWYLRKIKVDPDVEAKIIARGTVGFSGADLENLVNQAALKAAVDGMDMVTLKELEFAKDKILMGPERRSVEIDQKNKEITAYHESGHAIVAYYTKDAMPINKATIMPRGPSLGHVSMLPENDRWSETRSQLLAQMDVSMGGRVAEEIIFGNEYITTGASSDFDSATKIAKMMVTRFGMCEKLGVMTYGDVTKQSPETQAVIEQETRKLLKDSYERARSLLKLHAKEHRMLADALLRYETLDVKEIRLVLEGKELELREPGPGGLGA is encoded by the exons ATGTTTTCTTTGTCAATGACAGTCCAACCACAG GTGACAGTTCCTCTGAGTAACTTGATTAACGCCCTCCATTCCTTGAAGAGCTCTGTAAGTATCAGCAGCTCTGCCGCCAAGACACAGCGCGCGGAGAACGCTACCGAGCAGGAGACAGCCAGCTCGGAG cccagcctgAGCCTGAAGGAGCTGGGTCTGTCTGACCTGGGTCTGGGCCAGCTGCACGAGCTGGTAAACACCGTGCTTCCCTGCCtgcaccagcagggggcaccgtctcctcccagccccattCAGAACGCCTGGAACACCTCCTACCTGTCCTCCCACTCCTTCTACCACAACAAACATG GGTTCTCTGGAGGTGCCATGGGCCCCGCCCCCCttggccccgcccccctggcCTTCTGCAGacagagcccctcccccctccagaagGTCTCCGCCCAGCTGCCCTACTGGCCAG tgtttgTGCAGGCCAGGGGCTTTAAGACCCTGAGGAAGGCCAAGAGGctgagggcaggacaggagcgcCCTCTGGAGGTGGAAAGCTTCACACCCTCCTTCATGAAG ggccTGCTGTGGCGGGAGCGCGGTGCAGAGGTGGAGACCCTGGAGACGCTGCTGAAGAGCCGGAACGTTCCGGACGGACACCAGGACGCCTTCAAGGGTGGCTTCGCCGAAGGCTTCCTCAAGGCCCAGGCCCTCACACAGCGCACACAGG ACTCTCTGAGGAGGACCCGGCTGATCCTGCTGGTGTTGCTGCTGGTGGGACTCTACGGCCTGTCCAAGACCCCCTTCTTATCGG GGCTGGACTCTGCGGTGGACCCGGTGCAGGTGAAGAGCGTGACCTTCGAGCACGTGAAGGGCGTGGAGGAGGCCAAGAACGAGCTGCAGGAGGTGGTGGAGTTCCTGAAGAACCCTCAGAAGTTCACCGTGCTGGgaggcaagctgcccaaag gcgtGCTCCTGGTGGGCCCCCCAGGCACGGGGAAGACCCTGCTGGCCAGGGCGGTGGCCGGGGAGGCAGACGTGCCCTTCTACTACGCCTCAGGGTCCGAGTTCGACGAGATGTTCGTGGGCGTCGGAGCCAGTCGCATCAGGAACCTCTTCA gagaGGCCAAGGCCAGCGCCCCCTGTGTGATCTTCATAGATGAGCTGGACAGTGTTGGGGGGAAGAGGATAGAGTCTCCCATGCATCCCTACTCCAGACAGACCATCAACCAGCTGCTGGCAGAGATGGATGG GTTCAAACCAAACGAGGGCGTGATCATTATAGGAGCTACAAACTTCCCCGAGGCTCTGGACAG tgCTCTGATTCGTCCTGGTCGCTTCGACATGCAGGTGACCGTCCCCATGCCCGATGTGAAGGGACGCACAGAGATCATTAACTGGTACCTCAGGAAGATCAAAGTAGATCCTG ACGTGGAGGCTAAAATCATCGCCCGTGGCACGGTGGGCTTCTCCGGGGCCGACCTGGAGAACCTGGTAAACCAGGCGGCGCTGAAGGCAGCGGTGGACGGCATGGACATGGTGACCCTGAAGGAGCTGGAGTTCGCCAAGGACAAGATCCtcatgg ggccGGAGAGGAGGAGCGTGGAGATCGACCAGAAGAACAAGGAGATCACAGCGTACCATGAGTCCGGCCACGCTATCGTAGCGTACTACACCAAGGACGCCATGCCCATCAACAAGGCCACCATCATGCCCCGAGGACCCAGCCTGGGCCAC gTGTCCATGCTCCCTGAGAACGACCGCTGGAGTGAGACTCGCTCCCAGCTGCTGGCCCAGATGGACGTGAGCATGGGCGGGCGCGTTGCCGAGGAGATCATCTTCGGCAACGAGTACATCACCACGG gTGCGTCTAGTGACTTTGACAGCGCCACCAAAATTGCCAAGATGATGGTGACCAGATTCGGAATGTGTGAGAAG CTTGGGGTCATGACCTACGGTGATGTCACCAAGCAGAGCCCGGAGACGCAGGCTGTCATCGAACAGGAAACCAGGAAGCTGTTAAAG GACTCGTATGAGCGGGCGCGGTCGCTGCTGAAGCTGCACGCTAAAGAGCACCGGATGCTGGCCGACGCCCTGTTGAGGTACGAGACGCTGGACGTCAAGGAGATCCGTCTGGTGCTGGAGGGCAAAGAACTGGAGCTCAGGGAACCTgggccaggggggctgggggcctga
- the LOC136958965 gene encoding ATP-dependent zinc metalloprotease YME1L1-like isoform X1 has protein sequence MFSLSMTVQPQVTVPLSNLINALHSLKSSVSISSSAAKTQRAENATEQETASSEPSLSLKELGLSDLGLGQLHELVNTVLPCLHQQGAPSPPSPIQNAWNTSYLSSHSFYHNKHGFSGGAMGPAPLGPAPLAFCRQSPSPLQKVSAQLPYWPVFVQARGFKTLRKAKRLRAGQERPLEVESFTPSFMKGLLWRERGAEVETLETLLKSRNVPDGHQDAFKGGFAEGFLKAQALTQRTQDSLRRTRLILLVLLLVGLYGLSKTPFLSVRFRTTSGLDSAVDPVQVKSVTFEHVKGVEEAKNELQEVVEFLKNPQKFTVLGGKLPKGVLLVGPPGTGKTLLARAVAGEADVPFYYASGSEFDEMFVGVGASRIRNLFREAKASAPCVIFIDELDSVGGKRIESPMHPYSRQTINQLLAEMDGFKPNEGVIIIGATNFPEALDSALIRPGRFDMQVTVPMPDVKGRTEIINWYLRKIKVDPDVEAKIIARGTVGFSGADLENLVNQAALKAAVDGMDMVTLKELEFAKDKILMGPERRSVEIDQKNKEITAYHESGHAIVAYYTKDAMPINKATIMPRGPSLGHVSMLPENDRWSETRSQLLAQMDVSMGGRVAEEIIFGNEYITTGASSDFDSATKIAKMMVTRFGMCEKLGVMTYGDVTKQSPETQAVIEQETRKLLKDSYERARSLLKLHAKEHRMLADALLRYETLDVKEIRLVLEGKELELREPGPGGLGA, from the exons ATGTTTTCTTTGTCAATGACAGTCCAACCACAG GTGACAGTTCCTCTGAGTAACTTGATTAACGCCCTCCATTCCTTGAAGAGCTCTGTAAGTATCAGCAGCTCTGCCGCCAAGACACAGCGCGCGGAGAACGCTACCGAGCAGGAGACAGCCAGCTCGGAG cccagcctgAGCCTGAAGGAGCTGGGTCTGTCTGACCTGGGTCTGGGCCAGCTGCACGAGCTGGTAAACACCGTGCTTCCCTGCCtgcaccagcagggggcaccgtctcctcccagccccattCAGAACGCCTGGAACACCTCCTACCTGTCCTCCCACTCCTTCTACCACAACAAACATG GGTTCTCTGGAGGTGCCATGGGCCCCGCCCCCCttggccccgcccccctggcCTTCTGCAGacagagcccctcccccctccagaagGTCTCCGCCCAGCTGCCCTACTGGCCAG tgtttgTGCAGGCCAGGGGCTTTAAGACCCTGAGGAAGGCCAAGAGGctgagggcaggacaggagcgcCCTCTGGAGGTGGAAAGCTTCACACCCTCCTTCATGAAG ggccTGCTGTGGCGGGAGCGCGGTGCAGAGGTGGAGACCCTGGAGACGCTGCTGAAGAGCCGGAACGTTCCGGACGGACACCAGGACGCCTTCAAGGGTGGCTTCGCCGAAGGCTTCCTCAAGGCCCAGGCCCTCACACAGCGCACACAGG ACTCTCTGAGGAGGACCCGGCTGATCCTGCTGGTGTTGCTGCTGGTGGGACTCTACGGCCTGTCCAAGACCCCCTTCTTATCGG TGCGGTTCCGAACCACATCAGGGCTGGACTCTGCGGTGGACCCGGTGCAGGTGAAGAGCGTGACCTTCGAGCACGTGAAGGGCGTGGAGGAGGCCAAGAACGAGCTGCAGGAGGTGGTGGAGTTCCTGAAGAACCCTCAGAAGTTCACCGTGCTGGgaggcaagctgcccaaag gcgtGCTCCTGGTGGGCCCCCCAGGCACGGGGAAGACCCTGCTGGCCAGGGCGGTGGCCGGGGAGGCAGACGTGCCCTTCTACTACGCCTCAGGGTCCGAGTTCGACGAGATGTTCGTGGGCGTCGGAGCCAGTCGCATCAGGAACCTCTTCA gagaGGCCAAGGCCAGCGCCCCCTGTGTGATCTTCATAGATGAGCTGGACAGTGTTGGGGGGAAGAGGATAGAGTCTCCCATGCATCCCTACTCCAGACAGACCATCAACCAGCTGCTGGCAGAGATGGATGG GTTCAAACCAAACGAGGGCGTGATCATTATAGGAGCTACAAACTTCCCCGAGGCTCTGGACAG tgCTCTGATTCGTCCTGGTCGCTTCGACATGCAGGTGACCGTCCCCATGCCCGATGTGAAGGGACGCACAGAGATCATTAACTGGTACCTCAGGAAGATCAAAGTAGATCCTG ACGTGGAGGCTAAAATCATCGCCCGTGGCACGGTGGGCTTCTCCGGGGCCGACCTGGAGAACCTGGTAAACCAGGCGGCGCTGAAGGCAGCGGTGGACGGCATGGACATGGTGACCCTGAAGGAGCTGGAGTTCGCCAAGGACAAGATCCtcatgg ggccGGAGAGGAGGAGCGTGGAGATCGACCAGAAGAACAAGGAGATCACAGCGTACCATGAGTCCGGCCACGCTATCGTAGCGTACTACACCAAGGACGCCATGCCCATCAACAAGGCCACCATCATGCCCCGAGGACCCAGCCTGGGCCAC gTGTCCATGCTCCCTGAGAACGACCGCTGGAGTGAGACTCGCTCCCAGCTGCTGGCCCAGATGGACGTGAGCATGGGCGGGCGCGTTGCCGAGGAGATCATCTTCGGCAACGAGTACATCACCACGG gTGCGTCTAGTGACTTTGACAGCGCCACCAAAATTGCCAAGATGATGGTGACCAGATTCGGAATGTGTGAGAAG CTTGGGGTCATGACCTACGGTGATGTCACCAAGCAGAGCCCGGAGACGCAGGCTGTCATCGAACAGGAAACCAGGAAGCTGTTAAAG GACTCGTATGAGCGGGCGCGGTCGCTGCTGAAGCTGCACGCTAAAGAGCACCGGATGCTGGCCGACGCCCTGTTGAGGTACGAGACGCTGGACGTCAAGGAGATCCGTCTGGTGCTGGAGGGCAAAGAACTGGAGCTCAGGGAACCTgggccaggggggctgggggcctga
- the LOC136959525 gene encoding patched domain-containing protein 3 — MAKCRTNCIEKPVCICFEIIGLFIGSHPWWFVTAPLIISAALGSGFYFLEDCKSSNIEKQFTPMDGPAKAERRYVQETFPQREGMFSSLRLSTDGDYAVWIASNHTNVWTEEIMREVLDLDSRVRNMAVPCEEAGEHFKYLDVCATVDGNCTSNGILEILSNNPSNVNRINLTFPTFFSEAGQFNLHQSLGSVKLDNNLVRSAMAIQLYYYLREDNTTKNNLWLEKFIALLSSESATSIQVSHSTSMSMQWEFDKTPKSIIKLFAITYTIAIVYAIISCVRLDQVRSKVWVAVAGVLSSGLGVLSGFGLVLLLGQTFVMTVASAPFLVLGIGLDDMFILLSAWQKTSVLTSVSERLADTYREAAVSITITTVTDALALFLGYSSSFGSVQSFCLYAGSAILFCFLYNVSFLGGVLALNGRREAGNRHWFTCSQIPRDLPPGKPIGYGVCCVGGAYNLDTGAEVGQPMDQFFRKFYGPFLTQGWVKLCVGVLYAGYLAASVFGCCLMKEGIDLRHLASYDSYIIRYYNDQKAHFSSNGSYGPVVMAAVKGPYPYWSAAGRANLSSCMEAFQGLGYVDGAISWLQEFRVYANETGQDISTEAAFQGNLSAFLQRHPAFSQDVNITEDERINGSRFFLLTLEGQVSEAELLTGMRSTAKRCRAELGVDLMVYHPSFIYHDQYTVIRDNTVQTLGVSTVAMLVVSLILIPNLLCSLWVAFSIGSVIVGVAGFMSLWDVSLDSISMINLVICIGFAVDFSAHVAYAFVSSSKNDANEKATEALANLGYPIMQGALSTILGVVVLSASGSYIFWTFFRIMVLVILFGLLHGLVFIPVFLTVFGTCRN; from the exons ATGGCTAAGTGCCGTACCAACTGCATAGAGAAGCCAGTGTGCATCTGCTTTGAGATCATCGGCCTCTTCATCGGCTCCCACCCCTGGTGGTTCGTCACGGCTCCCCTGATCATCTCCGCAGCTCTGGGAAGCGGATTCTACTTCCTGGAAGACTGCAAGTCCAGCAACATCGAGAAACAGTTCACCCCCATGGACGGACCAGCCAAGGCGGAGAGGCGCTACGTCCAGGAGACCTTCCCCCAGCGCGAGGGCATGTTCTCCAGCCTCAGACTGAGCACCGACGGGGACTACGCCGTCTGGATAGCCTCCAACCACACCAACGTGTGGACGGAGGAGATCATGCGGGAGGTTCTGGACCTGGACAGCAGGGTGAGGAACATGGCTGTGCCCTGTGAGGAGGCGGGGGAACACTTTAAGTATTTGGACGTTTGTGCGACAGTCGACGGAAACTGCACCTCAAACGGCATATTGGAGATCCTCAGCAACAATCCCAGCAACGTGAATCGGATTAATCTGACGTTTCCTACTTTTTTTTCGGAGGCCGGTCAATTTAACCTGCATCAGTCTCTAGGCAGTGTGAAACTGGATAACAACTTGGTCCGAAGCGCCATGGCCATACAGTTGTACTACTATTTACGAGAAGacaacacaacaaaaaacaatctTTGGCTGGAGAAATTCATAGCTTTGCTCTCAAGTGAATCCGCAACTTCCATACAG GTGTCTCACTCCACCTCCATGTCAATGCAGTGGGAGTTTGACAAAACTCCCAAAAGTATCATCAAACTCTTCGCCATCACCTACACCATCGCCATCGTATACGCCATCATATCCTGCGTGAG GCTGGACCAGGTGAGGAGCAAGGTGTGGGTGGCGGTAGCAGGGGTCCTGTCCAGCGGCCTGGGGGTGCTGTCTGGCTTCGGCCTGGTGCTCCTGCTGGGCCAGACCTTCGTGATGACCGTGGCCTCCGCACCCTTCCTGGTCCTGG gTATCGGCCTGGACGACATGTTCATCCTGCTCTCCGCCTGGCAGAAGACCAGCGTTCTGACCAGCGTGTCCGAGCGGCTGGCCGACACCTACAGAGAAGCCGCCGtctccatcaccatcaccacggtgacggacgcCTTGGCGCTCTTCCTGGGCTACAGCTCGTCCTTCGGGTCGGTCCAGTCCTTCTGCCTCTACGCCGGCTCCGCCATCCTCTTCTGCTTCCTCTACAACGTCAGCTTCCTCGGCGGCGTCCTGGCGCTAAACGGCCGCAGGGAGGCCGGCAACCGCCACTGGTTCACCTGCTCTCAGATCCCAAGGGACCTCCCCCCGGGGAAGCCGATTGGCTACGGTGTCTGTTGCGTGGGAGGGGCCTACAACCTCGACACGGGGGCTGAGGTGGGTCAGCCGATGGATCAGTTCTTCAGGAAGTTCTACGGTCCGTTCCTGACCCAGGGGTGGGTGAAGCTGTGCGTGGGCGTCCTGTACGCCGGCTATCTGGCCGCCAGCGTGTTCGGCTGCTGCTTGATGAAGGAGGGCATCGACCTGAGGCACCTGGCCTCCTACGACTCCTACATCATCCGCTACTACAACGACCAGAAGGCCCACTTCTCCTCGAACGGCTCGTACGGCCCTGTCGTCATGGCGGCGGTGAAGGGGCCATATCCCTACTGGAGCGCGGCCGGACGGGCCAACCTCAGCTCCTGCATGGAGGCGTTCCAGGGCCTGGGGTACGTTGACGGAGCAATCTCCTGGCTCCAGGAGTTCCGGGTATACGCCAATGAGACCGGACAGGACATCAGCACTGAGGCAGCCTTCCAGGGAAACCTGAGCGCTTTCCTCCAGCGCCACCCTGCCTTCAGCCAGGACGTCAACATCACAGAGGACGAGCGGATCAACGGCTCACGCTTCTTCCTCCTGACGCTGGAGGGGCAGGTGAGCGAGGCGGAGCTGCTGACGGGCATGCGGAGCACGGCCAAGCGCTGCAGGGCGGAGCTGGGGGTGGATCTGATGGTCTACCACCCTAGCTTCATCTACCACGACCAGTACACCGTCATCCGGGACAACACCGTCCAGACCCTGGGGGTCTCCACTGTCGCCATGCTGGTGGTCTCCCTCATCCTGATTCCCAACCTGCTGTGCTCGCTGTGGGTGGCCTTCTCCATCGGCTCTGTGATTGTGGGCGTGGCCGGGTTCATGTCTCTGTGGGACGTGAGCCTGGACTCCATCTCCATGATCAACCTGGTCATCTGCATCGGCTTCGCCGTGGACTTCTCGGCCCATGTGGCCTACGCCTTCGTCTCCAGCTCCAAGAATGACGCCAACGAGAAGGCCACGGAGGCCCTGGCCAACCTGGGGTATCCCATCATGCAAGGCGCCCTGTCCACCATCCTAGGAGTGGTTGTTCTGTCTGCGTCTGGTAGCTACATCTTCTGGACCTTCTTCAGGATCATGGTCCTGGTCATCTTGTTCGGGCTGCTCCACGGCCTCGTCTTCATCCCTGTGTTTCTGACTGTGTTCGGAACGTGCCGGAACTGA